The following nucleotide sequence is from Paracrocinitomix mangrovi.
GCCGGAGTTAATAAATTAAAAAGCCCTGACAACGCAACCATTGTTATCACGCATTACCAACGATTATTGGATTACATTGTTCCTGATTTTGTTCATGTTTTATACAATGGAAAGATCATTAAAACAGGGGATAAATCTTTGGCGCTTGAACTAGAGGAAAAAGGATATGATTGGTTAATTGAAACAGTTCAATAACATTCATCAATAAAGGAGAATACAGAGATGATAGCTGAGATATCAGAAAAAATAAGTGCATTTACACAAAACTTAACTTTAGCTGAGGATAAATTCCATAAAGACGCTTTTGTTAGACTAGGTAATCAAGACTTTCCTACTACAAAAGATGAATATTGGAAATACACGCGTTTGGCTAAACTCACCAAAAATAGTTTTGTTAAAGATGCAGATCCAGACCGACTAAATCTTACCAAATACATTATTTCTAATGACTATTTGGTTGTAGTGAATGGATTTATTCGCGAAGATCTTAGTCAGTTTAGCAAATTAGATTTTGACATAGATTTTCTTGGGGTTGATAGAATGACAGATTATACTGATTTCAACTCAAGAGTTCCAAATGATGTTTTCACCAATATCAATTCGGCATATCTAGAGAAGGTAACGAACATTAGGATTGGAGAAAATAAAATCAATGAAGGACCTCTTCAAATTATTTATGTAAGTCGTGGTAAAGATGTAATTGCCAATAACAGACTTTACATTCACGCGGGAAAATCTTCACAATCTGAGATCATATTAACTTTTGTTAGCCTTGATGCTGAAAATTGCTTTACCAATCAAATTACAGAAGTAATGGTGGAGGAAAATGCACATTTAACTATCAACAAACTACAAGTTGAGGAAAATACAAATTTTCATATTTCAACTGAACAGATATTCCAGCATCAAAATTCGAACTTTAAAATCAATACCATCACTTTAAGTGGATTATTGGTTAGAAACAATATCAACATTCAAGTAGCGGGCGAAAACTGCGAAACTCACATGAATGGAGCGGTGATAACTAAAGATAGTCAACACATAGACAATCATACATTTGTTGATCATCAAGTACCAAATTGTTTTTCTAATGAAAACTATAAGTATGTATTAGGAGATCAATCTACCGGAGTTTTCAATGGTAGAGTTATTGTTAGAAAAGACGCTCAAAAAATCAATGCATACCAAAATAATGGTAACATCCTTTTATCTGAAAAGGCTACTATCAATTCAAAACCTGAATTGGAAATTTATGCAGATGACGTAAAATGTTCACATGGTTCTACAACCGGACAATTAGATGAACAAGCTGTATTTTATCTACAAAGTAGAGGGATTTCAAAACCTACTGCAAAAAGAATGTTAGTTCAGGCTTTTATAGGAGAAGTATTAGAAGCCGTAGAAAATGATAAATTTATCGAACTAGTTGACCAAAAATTGGAAGACGTTCACAACTGGAAAATGTAAAGCCAGATATTATACTTAGCTATGGATATTAAAAAAGTATTTGAGAACAACGAAAAGTGGATCCAGGATAAACTAAGTGTAGATGCTAATTATTTTACTGAACTAGCTAAAGGTCAAAACCCCAATTTGCTATATATAGGATGTGCTGACAGTAGAGTTACTGCAGAAGAGTTAATGGGATGTGAACCAGGTGAAGCATTTGTACATAGAAATGTGGCAAACATGGTTGTAAGTACTGACCTAAATTGCCAATCTGTAATAGAATATGCCGTAAAATATCTTGAAGTAAAAGATATAGTAGTTTGTGGTCATTATGGTTGCGGTGGTGTGCAAGCAGCTATGCAATCCTCAGATATGGGTTTACTTAATCCCTGGTTGAGAAATATAAGAGATGTATACAGAATGCATGCAATTGAACTTGGTAAAATCATTGATGATAATGCCAGATACAAAAGACTTGTAGAGTTAAATGTTCAAGAACAATGCATCAACGTAATTAAAACGGCTGTAGTTCAAAACGCTCACCGTACAAGAGGTATCACTGTTCACGGTTGGGTATTTGATCTAGAATCAGGAAAATTGATTGATTTAAAGATCGATTTTAATGATATTCTTTCAAAAATTATGGAGATTTATCGTCTGGAACAAGACTAGTTAATCTTCATGAAATACTTATCATTTTTACTATTTCTACTTTCAATTTTCAGCTGTAATTCAGGCACTGAGAACTATTCCCATCCAGAAAGTCAACACGATTCAATTCCCGGAATGGTTTACGTCCCTGCCGGAACATACATGATGGGAGGTAAAACAGCACAAGCGAATGCAGATGAATTACCTCAACATGAAGTACATGTGGATGAATTTTACATGGATGAATCAGAAGTTACCAATGCTCAATTTCAGGCATTTGTTGAAGCTACCAATTACATCACTACTGCTGAAAAAAACATTGACTGGGATAAAATGAAACTGGACCTACCTGAAGGAACACCCAAACCTGTGGACAGTCTTTTAGTAGCAGGATCACTTGTATTTACTCCACCAACAACATCAGTGGACTTAAACAACCCAAGTTTATGGTGGAAATGGACAATTGGCGCCAACTGGAAACATCCTCAAGGACCGGAAAGCAACATAGAAGGAAAAATGGATCATCCTGTAGTTCATATTTCAAGAGAAGATGCCTTGGCCTATGCTAAATGGGCGGGAAAACGACTCCCAACAGAAGCAGAATGGGAATGGGCCGCAATGGGAGGTATTGAAAATGCTATTTATCCATGGGGAAATGAACCAGCAATTAATGCCAGTAATAAAGCAAACTTTTGGCAAGGTCAGTTCCCTTACTTAAATGAAGAATTGGATGGATATTACCTTACTGCTCCAGTTAAACAATATGAACCTAATGGCTATGGTTTGTATGACATGGCAGGAAATGTTTGGGAATGGTGCAATGACAAATACCATTACAACTATTATGAGCAAATAGCATCCAATAAATCTGATAATCCTTTAGGACCCAATCATTGTTTTGATCCTGCTGAACCGGGAGCTGATAAATACGTTATGAGGGGTGGTTCGTTTTTATGTAATGATAGCTACTGTAGCGGATATAGAGTATCAAGAAGGATGAAATCTACCGGTGAAACCGGTTTATCACATACCGGATTCAGATGTGCAAAAGATGTCAACTAAGCTATGATTAATGTTCTTTGCCCGTACTCTATCACTTTGTCAGTGGTAGTTTTCAAACAAAGCGTATCTACAACTATCTCTTCATTGTTTAGCAATTGTTCTGCATGTCTATAGATATCTTCATCCAATAATCGTGGAGAGTAAGTATTAATGATAATAAAACCATTTTTTGCTCTCAGCTTTAAGGCAAGTGACATTAACTCTTCAAACTTATCTTCTAGTTTCCAACGTTCTTTTTTAGCTCCGATTCCAAAAGCCGGTGGATCCATTACAATCCCCTTATATTGGTTTCCTCTTTTAACTTCTCTATTTGCAAATTTTAATGCATCTTCCAACACCCAATGAATATTGTCCAAATTGGAAAGCTCCATATTTTCTCTTCCCCAACTAATAATCTGCTTTACTGAATCACAATGAAAAACATCTGCCCCCTTTTCTCTTGCCACTAGAGAAGCGGCTCCTGTATAACCAAACAAATTTAAAAACCTGTCTTCTGATTGAAGGTTTTGTGAAATGTAATCCCAGTTTGCTTGTTGTTCAGGAAATAAACCCAAATGTTTAAACTTGGTTAGATGCAATTGAAATTTTAAGTCTTTATAGGAAACAACCCAACTTTTGCTGGCATTAGGATTTAATTGTTTCCACTCTCCTTTGGTATTTGACTCCTCTATAAATTCAAAATCTGCTTGTTGATACCAATCTGAATAAGGAGTAACCGATTTAAAATAGGCATTTCTATCTGGCCTAATGGTAATGATTTTACCCCAACGCTCAAGCTTCTTACTTCCTCCGGCGTCCAACAATTCATAATCTTTCCAATGACTAGAAAACAGTTTTGACATGAGGACAAAGGTAATTGTTTAACAGAATTTGAATCTATAGGCTACTCACCCATTTGATATTCCTTTATCTTTTGATATCTGAACCCTTCTACCTCTTTATTATAGCCTATTTTAACTTTGACAGTTTCTTTTGAAGGATTTTGAATAATTACCATTTGAAAATCTGCAACGAAAACAGTTGCCGTATGGTTAGGCAACAGAACAAAATGTTGAGCAGCCTTTTTTGATTCTTTGTTTACAACGTAAATCTTTAAATCTGTTTTTTCAAAATTGCCCAAATAAACCTTATAGGTAGATGATTGGAATTCGCCAATCACAAACTCTTCCTGACCATCAAGTTCATACTCATTAGCCACTTTCATTAATTTGTGGTTAGCCTTTTTGATGGGACGACTTGAAGAACATCCCACCACTACAAAGAGTAATAAAAAGCTAACTACTGCTAGTTTAACCCAATTTAACATCACAATAATTTTTTTCATTCAATACTTGACTTAGCAAGTACATCTGTAGTAGTTCATCACAATTGATAACGTAAAGTTAGATAGAACCGTTAACACTTTTTTACTAATTCTATAAGTGGACTTTTTTATTCGATATAATGTGATTTTGTCTATTTAATTAAGCAGGATCAATAGGACAAACAGCCATAATTAACTATCTTGAACAAGAAATTGTCAAAGGATTTAATTATGATTCAAGAACTCTATCAAAAAGCCATGAGATATGCCGGTGAAAAGCACGCTCATCAAACTGTTCCTGGGACAAAAGCCAATTATCTGCTTCATATTTCAAATGTCACTATGGAGGTAATAATTGCTCACAAAATGGATCCTTGTTTTGATCTGGGTTTTGCCGTTGAAATGGCCATATTGCATGACACAATTGAAGACACAGATGCAAGCTGGGAAGAAATTAGAGAAATTTTTGGTGAAGGTGTTGCTGATGGTGTTCAGGCACTTACTAAAAACCAAACTATTGAATCCAAATCCGAACAATTAGTTGATAGTTTAAATAGAATTAAACAATTGGATAAGGAAGTTGGATTGGTAAAGCTCGCAGATAGAATTACCAATTTACAAGCCCCACCAAATGAATGGAGCAATGAAAAAATCACCAAATACCAGGTAGAAGCTACATTAATCCTTCATGAATTGAATGAATCAAACGTTTATTTATCTGCACGTTTGCAGAAAAAAATAAATGAATACAGTAAATACATTAAGGAGTAATTTTTTCATAATAAATTGTATCAACCAATTAAAAAATAGTCGACATTTGCCTTAACATTTTGTTAATGTAAAAGACAATGGCAAAATTGAGCTTTAGCAGCTTGCTCTTACTAGCTGTAATGTGTTTTCAACACAATAAACTTGAGGGTCAGGAAGTAGAAAGTCCCCTATCCGATTCACATCTGGAAAATGTTGATTTATGCTTTTATTTAGGCGTGGAAAAACTGAACAAGTTCAAAACCATAGATATCCAGCTAATCAGAATTTCCAATAGTAAAAAGGAATACAGTTATCAAAGAGGTAACTTAATTAAGGGTAAAAAACCTTTAATCAGCAAGTCATTTGTTTTGACAGAAAGTGAAATAGATACTGTTGATTCATGGGTAGACAGATGTAAAATTCCGCCTTACTTCAATAAGAAATTTGGTAAGTTGATGAACCGTCCAATCATTACCGTATTCTTCAAAACCAAAAAGCACAATGTAACAGTGCAATGGGAAGGCAATAAATACCCCAGAAACAAGGTTATTCAACGTCTAAATAAGTTTAAGCAAAAGCTTATTGCTCTGATGACAATGAAGGAAGGGATCACACTAGAAAGTGTGGACTAAAGTGTAATATTGGTTAAATTCGTCCTGAAATGGGGCACGATCATCATACACATCACCACTCTGTTAAGAACATCAAAATTGCTTTTTTCGTCAATTTAGCATTCACTGTTTTTGAAATAATAGGCGGAATTTATGTCAATAGTATTGCAATAATTTCTGATGCTATCCATGATTTAGGTGATTCCATTAGCCTTGGAACTTCATGGTTTTTAGAGAAAAAATCTAAACAACAAGCAGATGATGAATACACATTTGGTTATGCGCGATTTTCGCTTTTAGGAGCCTTAATCAACAGTGTAATTCTTATTGCAGGATCTGTATATGTAATAAGTGAGGCCATTGGCAGAATTATTGAACCAGAACACTCCAATGCAACGGGAATGTTGATTTTTGCCATTATTGGAGTTGTGGTGAATGGTTATGCAGCCTGGAAATTAAGTAAGGGCTCTTCAATGAATGAGAAAGTAGTAAGTTGGCATTTAATAGAAGATGTATTGGGATGGACAGCCATTTTAATTGCTTCTATCATATTACAGTTTAAAGACATTCCGTATTTAGATCCTGCTTTATCACTTTTTATTACCCTATTTATATTGTACAATGTTTTCAAAAGATTACGAGAAACACTGATCATTTTTCTTCAAAAAACCCCGGCTAATTTGAATCCGGCAGTGATCAAACACAAATTGCAGGAAGTAGATAATGTGCATTCTCTTCACAATGTACATGTGTGGTCTTTAGATGGAGAAAAACATGTTTTTACTGCTCATATCAAATTGAAAAATATTGATTCATTCGAACAATATTTAGACGTCAAAATATCACTCAAGAAAATTCTTGAACCACATCATTTTAAACATGTTACTTTAGAATTAGAGTTAGATGAGGAGACTTGTAGCTTTAATTAATCAAAACCCATCTTTTCATTTGAGTTCCGTTTTCAAGTTTAATCTTTACGAAATAAACTCCCCTTTCAAAACCATCAGCATTTAAATGGAAGTTGTTTCCTCCAACTTGAAGATCTACAGGTATTGATGAAATCATCTTATTCTCTGCATTGAAAATTTCAATAACTGAAGATTGTTTTTGCTTCACATTAATTGACAAAGTAGAACCGTTAATAGATGGATTTGGATAGATACTTATTTCATCTTCTGCTCCTTCACATTGCAATGAAATAACATCCAAAATTTCATACTTACCATCTGTATCTACTTGTTTTAACCTATAGTAAACTGTACTTGAGAAAGTTTGACCATCTCTAAAAATATAAGATTGCTGTGTCACTGAATTTCCACTTCCATTCATGTATCCAATGGTTTCAAATTCAACACCATTAAAGGATCTTTGAATCTCAAAATAATCATTGTTTGATTCCGATAAAGTTGACCATTGAAGCACCACTTCATCTCCATTACAACTGGCATTAAATTGATGCAGCTCAATTGGCAATACCGTTACGGCTCCTGTTATCACTAAATCAAAAATACAATCGTTTCCGGCGTACCCATCAATAGTAATGTAGTAAGTAGTATTTGCCGGCAAAATATTTGGTCCCCAATAAATATCATTGGTAGTTCCAGTATTTGAACAAAACACATTGGTGTAATTTGCAGTATCACACGCCACACCACTCAATTGATTTATTGAAACCTGAATTCCATTTGTAGATGGAGAACATATCGTATTTTCAAACCATACCTCAACTAATCCTCCTAAAGAATCTGTTGTAAAATAATACCAAACTGTATTTTCTAAAGTTGGATTTCCACATGGAAACAAAGGATCAATGCCCGGTGAAGTAGTGGCATTGGTCGTTTGTGAAATGGTTGTTGATCCTAAACCAACATTTGTAGCATTTGAACAATAATCATTACAATTAGGCCAGTTGGCTGATGTCACTGTTAAGGTATCATTTTCCCAAATTTGATCAGTTAAACCATTAGGGTTTTGACACCAAACTGTAATTGAACTTCCGTTGGTAGGAACAGTAACATTAGGAATAGTAATTATTTCGGTTCCTCCAAAAGGAATATTTAATCCGGTATAGGTCTGTGTTACAACACCTCCGCCATCAATTTGATAAGAGATATCAATTGAGTTAATGTCTGTAGAGGTTTGACACAATCTATCATTGTTAAAAATGGTCACATCTAAACTGTACTCACTTCCATAACAGCCTGACACAAATAGCAGTTCTGCATCAATTGGAGTATCAGTAATATGAAAATCATCAAAGGCAAAATAGTGGTACCCTGTGTAAGTTGGTTCACTATAGTAAGGACGCCCATAAACTCTGAATTTTACGCAAGGTTGATTGATCATAGCACACAAAGGAATCTCTACTGTTGTCCATTCATCAACCGGATTTGAAGTACTATTTCTCCACCAGTTCACCGTATTATACCAATAAGGGTCTGCACTTGTACCTAATTGAGTCCATGTGGTTCCTCCATTCAAAGAATACTCAACATGGAAATAATCTGAATTATGTAATGAGTGTTTTATGTCAAACAGCATTTTTGGATTATTGACTCCGGTAAAATCAAACACGGGGCTTTCTACCCAAATAAATGTTCCTTGGTTAGATACTGTTGTCTCAACATACCACGAATCACCTTTACCTTCAGGTCCATTTAGATAAGGAAGTGGATTCAGTACAAAATTTCTTCCGTTATTAGTTGGAGGAGCTTGCCCTGTTGGGATCCAATATCCGGGACCTGAGTTAAAATCTTCAAAATACGGGATGGTACTTATCACCACCTGATCAACATTAATAGATGTTGTAAGCGTATCATTTGTGTTTGAAATATCTCCCGCTAAGTTGGTGTATGTTTCAAAATTGTACACTCCAACAGGTGTCATATCAATTGGTGTAGAGAAGGTATAATTCACTGATCCATCTGCAGGAATTGGCCCTGGCACTACTTCATTAAAAGTAGCACTCATTACTCCAGATATATTGCATGTTACAGGAACATTTGAAATATCCTGGCATCCCCAGTTAAATACAGTAACAGTAATATACTGGGTATCGTTGTACAAACATCCTTGGTCTACCGGTTCAATGTAAGCAGTGATTCCGACATCTCCACCACCTTCAAGAATCTGTACATTGTCAAATGCAAAAAGATGGTAATTAGCATAGTTTGGGGCACTGTAATACGGACGACCATAAAATCTGAATTTCACACATGTTTGCCCGGCCAGGTCACACAAACTTTTTTGATAAGTAGTCCATGTATCTACAGGATTGGCATAAGTATTTTGCCACCAGTTGGTTCCATTGTACCAGTTCAAATCTGCTCCACTTCCTAATTGCGTCCAAGTAGTTCCACCATTTAATGAATATTCAACATGGAAATAATCTGAATTATGAAGTGAGTGTTTAAGATCTACAGCTAATTGCGGATTGATCATACCACTGAAATCAAATACCGGACTTTCTACCCAGATAAACGAACCGTTGTTTGAAGCTGTTGTTCTAACAAACCATGATTGCCCCATACCTTCAGGACCATTTAGATAATCTAGGGTATCCAGATCAAAAATTCTAGTATTGATCGGTGTGCTTGAAACCCATCCTGCATTACCGGCATTAAAATCTTCAACATATGGGAAAGTTGCAATAGCAGTACCGCTAAACCTTGTCTCCACAAGGTTATCATTTGATGGCACACCGTCTGTTGCAAGATTTGTGGTAACAGATATTGTATGTGTTCCTACCGCACTTAAATCAGCAGTTGCCGTGAATGTATAGAAATAGAATCCAAAATCAGGAACCGGACCAGGAACCACTTCTGAAATAATCGCTCCCCCATCAATTTGCAAGTCAATTGGCACATTGTACAATGGCTTACAAGTTTTATTTTCTAAAACAACAGTTATTGTTTCTGCAGGACCAAATGCAGTACAGCTTCCGGCATCCGCCATTATAATTTCAATTGGCATGATGTCATCTGGCTCTCCAGCACTAATTTGGAAATTATCAAACCCAAAATAATGATAGCCTGTATAATTTGGCTCACTGTAATATGGTCTTCCATACACCCTGAATTTCACACAAGATTCACCTGATAATTGACACAATTCTTGAGATACAGTCAACCAACTGTCTTGAGGTGCTGAATAAGTATTTTGCCACCAATTGGCTGTAGTGTACCATGCAGGATCAGGACCGTTTCCTAATTGTGCCCAGGTTGTTCCACCGTTTGTACTGTATTGCACCTGGAAATAATCTGAGTTGTGCAATGAATGTTTGATATCCATTGACAATGTTGGATTGGTGAGATTGGTAAAATTAAATACCGGACTTTCCACCCAAATAAAGTCTGCCTGGTTAGATGAAGTTGTTTGCACATACCATGAATCACCATTCCCTTGTGGCCCGTTTAAGTATGGAATATTACCCAATACAAACTCACGACCATTATTCAATGGTGGATTAGTTCCGCCCGGTATCCAATAGGCAGGACCCGAGTTAAAATCTTCAAAATAAGGGTATGTATTCACCAAAAGCTGATTGACATTGATACTTTCTACAAGAGTGTCATTAAATTGATAAATATCTCCGGGATAAGAAGTATAGCCAACAAAATCATAGATTCCAATATTGGTCATATCAAATGTTCCAGGGAAGGAATAAGTAACAGAGCTTTCAGAAGCTATAGGACCCGGAACAGTACCCGTTAAAGTAGCTGTTGCAGCACCTGAAACCTCAACAGTAACCGGAACATTTGAAATAGGAGAACATCCATAGTTGTACACCTCAACAGTTACAATTTGCTGAGAAGCAAACAAACATCCGACATTAACAGGATCAATGTAAGCAACAACTCCTACATCAGGACCATCCTTAATTTCAACATTATCAAAGGCAAATAAATGGTAGTTAGAATAGTTAGGAGCACTGTAATATGGACGTCCATAAAATCTCAATTTCACACATGGTTGACCTGCCAATGCACATAAGCTTTTTTGGTGCTTTGTCCATTGATCAACAGGATTAGCATAAGAATTTCTCCACCAACTAGTAGTGTTATACCAGTTAGGTTCACTTCCATCCCCCAATTGTGTCCAGGTAGTTCCCCCATTTAATGAATACTCAACATGGAAATAATCTGAATTATGCAGAGAGTGTTTAAGATCTACAAAAAGCTGAGGATCGGTTAGTCCTGTAAAATCAAAAATCGGGCTTTCTACCCAAATAAATGTTCCATTATTAGAAGCTGTGGTTCTTACAAACCAAGACTGTCCTTCGCCTTCAGGTCCATTTAAATAATCTAAAGTAT
It contains:
- a CDS encoding formylglycine-generating enzyme family protein encodes the protein MKYLSFLLFLLSIFSCNSGTENYSHPESQHDSIPGMVYVPAGTYMMGGKTAQANADELPQHEVHVDEFYMDESEVTNAQFQAFVEATNYITTAEKNIDWDKMKLDLPEGTPKPVDSLLVAGSLVFTPPTTSVDLNNPSLWWKWTIGANWKHPQGPESNIEGKMDHPVVHISREDALAYAKWAGKRLPTEAEWEWAAMGGIENAIYPWGNEPAINASNKANFWQGQFPYLNEELDGYYLTAPVKQYEPNGYGLYDMAGNVWEWCNDKYHYNYYEQIASNKSDNPLGPNHCFDPAEPGADKYVMRGGSFLCNDSYCSGYRVSRRMKSTGETGLSHTGFRCAKDVN
- a CDS encoding T9SS type A sorting domain-containing protein is translated as MSLKLAYSKVLKVLIFASCFLGFTNNSFADIILQEYFSAGSLPAGWTNTAIQGAATWSFQNAPAFGSGSGTFYTVFDDASLGSGVTPNESALSTPSLDCSGRTAVYMNYQHHWYGVESTHGYIEISTDGGTVWTTIMDYEKVTRGSLAAPQDTTFDISGLAANQADVRVRFRYTDNSLAGQFWYIDDVTIYSDPDVGPTDLITPGYLGCSSSYGTAETVTVEITNHGFFPVSNVPITVNVTGGITQTLTGTLAGPIAPGATANYTFAATVDMSLEAVYNFEIYTTLPGDEYLFNDTLYTSRQQVINTYPYNMDFNGTDGGWFATGQSPPYNGGRNFELGTLPYLNGPQGQGDSWYVETVASNNGTFIWVESPIFNFSGLSNPQLFIDLKHSLHNSDYFHVEYSLNGGTTWTQLGNGTEPNWYNAANWWRNSYANPVDEWTTFQKSLCVLAGQPCVKFRVYGRPYYSAPNYSNYHLFAFDNIRIIDGPDVGITAYVDPVNIGCLFASDQVVTVEVFNYSCAPVSNVPVTCEITGAITQTLTGTVPGPIASESSVLYTFPATFDMTPVGTYNFVSYTSLAGDVYLNNDTMSTTIDVTNLLVDVFPYSEDFNSGNGYWFASGTNPPLNNGREFVLGNVPYLNGPQGNGDSWYVQTTQSNQADFIWVESPVFDFTDLTNPTLSMDIKHSLHNSDYFQVQYSLDGGGTWTQLGNGPDPMWYTTANWWQNTYSSPQDSWLHVEQELCQLSGEPCVKFRVYGRPYYSEPNYTGYHYFAFDNFAIDAGEPDDIMPIEIIMSDAGSCGAYSPAETITVVIENKTCRPLTDVPVDLQIDGGAIISEIMPGVIPAFGFYFYTFTATADLSAPGTHTISVTTNLATDGTPANDNLTEIRFSNAPINAFPYAEDFNANNGGWVSRTTNNTRIFDLDTLDYLNGPEGEGQSWFVRTTASNNGTFIWVESPIFDFTGLTDPQLFVDLKHSLHNSDYFHVEYSLNGGTTWTQLGDGSEPNWYNTTSWWRNSYANPVDQWTKHQKSLCALAGQPCVKLRFYGRPYYSAPNYSNYHLFAFDNVEIKDGPDVGVVAYIDPVNVGCLFASQQIVTVEVYNYGCSPISNVPVTVEVSGAATATLTGTVPGPIASESSVTYSFPGTFDMTNIGIYDFVGYTSYPGDIYQFNDTLVESINVNQLLVNTYPYFEDFNSGPAYWIPGGTNPPLNNGREFVLGNIPYLNGPQGNGDSWYVQTTSSNQADFIWVESPVFNFTNLTNPTLSMDIKHSLHNSDYFQVQYSTNGGTTWAQLGNGPDPAWYTTANWWQNTYSAPQDSWLTVSQELCQLSGESCVKFRVYGRPYYSEPNYTGYHYFGFDNFQISAGEPDDIMPIEIIMADAGSCTAFGPAETITVVLENKTCKPLYNVPIDLQIDGGAIISEVVPGPVPDFGFYFYTFTATADLSAVGTHTISVTTNLATDGVPSNDNLVETRFSGTAIATFPYVEDFNAGNAGWVSSTPINTRIFDLDTLDYLNGPEGMGQSWFVRTTASNNGSFIWVESPVFDFSGMINPQLAVDLKHSLHNSDYFHVEYSLNGGTTWTQLGSGADLNWYNGTNWWQNTYANPVDTWTTYQKSLCDLAGQTCVKFRFYGRPYYSAPNYANYHLFAFDNVQILEGGGDVGITAYIEPVDQGCLYNDTQYITVTVFNWGCQDISNVPVTCNISGVMSATFNEVVPGPIPADGSVNYTFSTPIDMTPVGVYNFETYTNLAGDISNTNDTLTTSINVDQVVISTIPYFEDFNSGPGYWIPTGQAPPTNNGRNFVLNPLPYLNGPEGKGDSWYVETTVSNQGTFIWVESPVFDFTGVNNPKMLFDIKHSLHNSDYFHVEYSLNGGTTWTQLGTSADPYWYNTVNWWRNSTSNPVDEWTTVEIPLCAMINQPCVKFRVYGRPYYSEPTYTGYHYFAFDDFHITDTPIDAELLFVSGCYGSEYSLDVTIFNNDRLCQTSTDINSIDISYQIDGGGVVTQTYTGLNIPFGGTEIITIPNVTVPTNGSSITVWCQNPNGLTDQIWENDTLTVTSANWPNCNDYCSNATNVGLGSTTISQTTNATTSPGIDPLFPCGNPTLENTVWYYFTTDSLGGLVEVWFENTICSPSTNGIQVSINQLSGVACDTANYTNVFCSNTGTTNDIYWGPNILPANTTYYITIDGYAGNDCIFDLVITGAVTVLPIELHQFNASCNGDEVVLQWSTLSESNNDYFEIQRSFNGVEFETIGYMNGSGNSVTQQSYIFRDGQTFSSTVYYRLKQVDTDGKYEILDVISLQCEGAEDEISIYPNPSINGSTLSINVKQKQSSVIEIFNAENKMISSIPVDLQVGGNNFHLNADGFERGVYFVKIKLENGTQMKRWVLIN
- a CDS encoding cation diffusion facilitator family transporter, whose protein sequence is MGHDHHTHHHSVKNIKIAFFVNLAFTVFEIIGGIYVNSIAIISDAIHDLGDSISLGTSWFLEKKSKQQADDEYTFGYARFSLLGALINSVILIAGSVYVISEAIGRIIEPEHSNATGMLIFAIIGVVVNGYAAWKLSKGSSMNEKVVSWHLIEDVLGWTAILIASIILQFKDIPYLDPALSLFITLFILYNVFKRLRETLIIFLQKTPANLNPAVIKHKLQEVDNVHSLHNVHVWSLDGEKHVFTAHIKLKNIDSFEQYLDVKISLKKILEPHHFKHVTLELELDEETCSFN
- a CDS encoding carbonic anhydrase, coding for MDIKKVFENNEKWIQDKLSVDANYFTELAKGQNPNLLYIGCADSRVTAEELMGCEPGEAFVHRNVANMVVSTDLNCQSVIEYAVKYLEVKDIVVCGHYGCGGVQAAMQSSDMGLLNPWLRNIRDVYRMHAIELGKIIDDNARYKRLVELNVQEQCINVIKTAVVQNAHRTRGITVHGWVFDLESGKLIDLKIDFNDILSKIMEIYRLEQD
- a CDS encoding class I SAM-dependent methyltransferase, which encodes MSKLFSSHWKDYELLDAGGSKKLERWGKIITIRPDRNAYFKSVTPYSDWYQQADFEFIEESNTKGEWKQLNPNASKSWVVSYKDLKFQLHLTKFKHLGLFPEQQANWDYISQNLQSEDRFLNLFGYTGAASLVAREKGADVFHCDSVKQIISWGRENMELSNLDNIHWVLEDALKFANREVKRGNQYKGIVMDPPAFGIGAKKERWKLEDKFEELMSLALKLRAKNGFIIINTYSPRLLDEDIYRHAEQLLNNEEIVVDTLCLKTTTDKVIEYGQRTLIIA
- the sufD gene encoding Fe-S cluster assembly protein SufD — translated: MIAEISEKISAFTQNLTLAEDKFHKDAFVRLGNQDFPTTKDEYWKYTRLAKLTKNSFVKDADPDRLNLTKYIISNDYLVVVNGFIREDLSQFSKLDFDIDFLGVDRMTDYTDFNSRVPNDVFTNINSAYLEKVTNIRIGENKINEGPLQIIYVSRGKDVIANNRLYIHAGKSSQSEIILTFVSLDAENCFTNQITEVMVEENAHLTINKLQVEENTNFHISTEQIFQHQNSNFKINTITLSGLLVRNNINIQVAGENCETHMNGAVITKDSQHIDNHTFVDHQVPNCFSNENYKYVLGDQSTGVFNGRVIVRKDAQKINAYQNNGNILLSEKATINSKPELEIYADDVKCSHGSTTGQLDEQAVFYLQSRGISKPTAKRMLVQAFIGEVLEAVENDKFIELVDQKLEDVHNWKM
- a CDS encoding HD domain-containing protein, which produces MIQELYQKAMRYAGEKHAHQTVPGTKANYLLHISNVTMEVIIAHKMDPCFDLGFAVEMAILHDTIEDTDASWEEIREIFGEGVADGVQALTKNQTIESKSEQLVDSLNRIKQLDKEVGLVKLADRITNLQAPPNEWSNEKITKYQVEATLILHELNESNVYLSARLQKKINEYSKYIKE